The genomic stretch CATCCGCAAAGGAGATTTTGATGAATCTGTCTTTGCAGCAGATTTAGGAGAAGTTAGACAAGGAAGAGGTGCTTTGGATTATCGTGATCCAGCGCTATTCTTCAAAAAGACGTTTTTTACAAAAGGAATAAAATCTATGATTAAAGATGTTCTTAATCGTCTGCATGGTAAGAAAGGCGAACCAGTCATACAATTAACTACTCCTTTTGGTGGCGGAAAGACTCATACACTCCTCTCTATCTATCACATCATAGAAAACCGGAAGATAGCTGAGAAAAACAAGAGCATTAAAGAAATACTAAATGAAAACAAAATAAGTTCTATTCCAGAAGCACGAGTGGCCACAATTGTCGGAACTGCAATTGATCCTACTCAAGGAAGAAAAACGGTTGATAACTGCCATATTAAAACTATCTGGGGGGAATTAGCATATCAGCTTGGAGGAAAAGAATTATTCAAAAAAGTTGAGGAAAGCGATAAGAACAGGGTTCCTCCAGGAACTGATCTGCTGGGAAAAATTCTAGCAGATGGTAAAGCAAACCTTATTTTATTAGACGAAGTCTTGCAATACTTATTGAAAGCTCAGGCTATTAAGGTAGGCTCAGGAAATCTCTCTGGCCAAACACTTGCTTTCTTCCAAGAGCTTTCTGTTGCCGTAGCTAACAGTAAGAGTTCACAACTCATTGTTACTCTTCCAAGCAGTGAGATGGAACATTATGATGAAAGCGGTGAGAAATTATATCTTAAGCTTAAGAAAATATTTGGAAGAGTAGAAAGCATAAGAACTCCTGTAGAAGGAGAAGAGATTTACGAAATTATTCGCAGAAGACTATTTGAAGAGATCAGAGATCAGAGAGCTGTAGAAAATATTTGCGAAGAATATTTTAAACTTTATAACAAGCACTCAGAAGATCTACCAAGAAGCGTGAGAGATGCAAGCTATAAGCGTTTAATGATTAGAGCATATCCATTCCACCCCGAGATCATAGATATTTTCTACAAAAAATGGGGAACCATCCCCAACTTTCAAAGAACGAGGGGCGTTCTTAGGCTTCTAGCTTTGATTGTAGAAGACTTATGCAAACATAAAAACCCAAATGCTATCATCTTACCATCTGACATAAATTTAGGGAACCAAGATATAAGAAATGAGCTTATTAAATTTACAGAAAACAGATTTGAAAGTGTTATCGCTGATGACATATCAGGACCAAACTCTAAAGCTCCACAGATTGATAGAGAATTGGGCAGCGAATATTTAAAATTTCACGTTGCCGAAGGATTAGCAACAACTATTTTCTTGTCTTCATTTAGTGGGAAAGGAGGCTCATCAGGAGTCACTGAAGCAATGTTAAGATTATCTGTTCTGAATCCGGAGATGACTCCTGCAATCATTGCAGAAGCTCTTAATAGGCTTGAAAGAAAGCTCTTTTATTTACAGGTAGATAAGTCAAAAGGCACCTATAAGTTCACAGCACAGCCAAATTTGAACAAAATCCTAGTTGATAAAGAAGAATCTGTTAGCAGGGATGATGCTATAGAATTAGCGCAACAGAAATTGTGGGATATGATTGGTGAGAAATTTCCAAAGAAATACAAACACCCTCAAGAAAATAGAGATGTTGCAGACATACCAACATTAAGTCTTATTGTGCTGGATTTAGCAAAGACAAAAGGAAAAGAAACGTGGAAAAAGACAAAAGAGTTTATCCTTGACATTCTGAACAATAATGGCTCTAAGCATAGAACTTTCAGAAACGTTCTTGTATTTTTAGTTCCTGATGAAGATCATCAAGAGCAACTGATTAGGTTAGTAAAGAGATACATGGCTTTACAACTAATAGAAAAAGACAGAGACCTGAATAAGAATCTTTCTGATGAAAGCAGAGAAGAACTTAACTTAAAGATAAAGAGAACAGAGTCTGACATACCACAAGCAATAGCATCAACATATAGACACATCGTGATTTCT from Candidatus Schekmanbacteria bacterium encodes the following:
- a CDS encoding ATP-binding protein, whose amino-acid sequence is MSQLKPWLQIVQPHEDIRKGDFDESVFAADLGEVRQGRGALDYRDPALFFKKTFFTKGIKSMIKDVLNRLHGKKGEPVIQLTTPFGGGKTHTLLSIYHIIENRKIAEKNKSIKEILNENKISSIPEARVATIVGTAIDPTQGRKTVDNCHIKTIWGELAYQLGGKELFKKVEESDKNRVPPGTDLLGKILADGKANLILLDEVLQYLLKAQAIKVGSGNLSGQTLAFFQELSVAVANSKSSQLIVTLPSSEMEHYDESGEKLYLKLKKIFGRVESIRTPVEGEEIYEIIRRRLFEEIRDQRAVENICEEYFKLYNKHSEDLPRSVRDASYKRLMIRAYPFHPEIIDIFYKKWGTIPNFQRTRGVLRLLALIVEDLCKHKNPNAIILPSDINLGNQDIRNELIKFTENRFESVIADDISGPNSKAPQIDRELGSEYLKFHVAEGLATTIFLSSFSGKGGSSGVTEAMLRLSVLNPEMTPAIIAEALNRLERKLFYLQVDKSKGTYKFTAQPNLNKILVDKEESVSRDDAIELAQQKLWDMIGEKFPKKYKHPQENRDVADIPTLSLIVLDLAKTKGKETWKKTKEFILDILNNNGSKHRTFRNVLVFLVPDEDHQEQLIRLVKRYMALQLIEKDRDLNKNLSDESREELNLKIKRTESDIPQAIASTYRHIVISGDRKDLKEFDMGQVYITNANQISNQVWNILRDQEQLLERIDPNLFISQRWSLWPEKKNLLNVKKLAEYFTQYTYLPMLASEEVIRQAIADGVARGLFAYATGREKEFDSVYYKESLPTMNILLTEDSWLLKPDYAKKFIKQPETIPEEKETYEEKKETSQEPRKIITQEGIKKLKQIKLNVEGMEWENWNDFFREVIEPLTNEGADVKISLKISAESDEGINEDTVELKIKESLQQRNLKHYFE